Proteins encoded by one window of Chryseobacterium aquaeductus:
- a CDS encoding YihY/virulence factor BrkB family protein: MLKELKFFWETLKETYKEWNDSSASSDSASLAYYAIFSIPGLLIIIIWLAGYFFGEEAIRGQISTQISGMMGTDVAKSVEEMIAGALIDKENIFMKIVGIGSLVFGSTTLFFQLQKSLNNLWDVEAAPKKALVKFVLDRANSLGMILILGFLLMITMVLSSLISLFNNFITGYFGLETYYIVELINFSVGFGITVLLFALMFKVLPDVEISWKSVWKGAMLTSLLFTLGKFLLSLYFSEFKPTSAFGTAGTVILVMMWINYSCMLIFFGAEFTKVYTYKRNYKILPSRHAKWSSAKLYRESQMKETVQSNT; this comes from the coding sequence ATGCTAAAAGAATTAAAATTTTTCTGGGAAACCTTAAAAGAAACTTATAAAGAGTGGAATGATTCTTCCGCATCCAGTGATTCGGCGAGTTTGGCGTATTACGCGATTTTCTCAATTCCGGGTTTATTGATTATTATTATCTGGCTTGCAGGATATTTTTTCGGTGAAGAAGCAATACGAGGACAGATAAGTACACAAATCAGCGGAATGATGGGAACTGATGTTGCCAAAAGCGTTGAAGAAATGATCGCTGGTGCGCTCATCGACAAAGAAAATATTTTTATGAAAATTGTGGGGATAGGATCACTGGTTTTTGGTTCTACCACTTTGTTTTTTCAGTTGCAAAAATCATTAAACAATCTATGGGATGTAGAAGCTGCACCGAAAAAAGCATTGGTAAAATTCGTTTTAGACCGAGCCAATTCTTTAGGGATGATTCTTATTTTAGGATTTTTATTGATGATTACAATGGTTTTATCGTCTTTGATCAGTTTGTTTAATAATTTCATTACGGGTTATTTTGGTTTAGAAACTTATTATATTGTGGAACTGATCAACTTTTCAGTCGGATTTGGGATTACGGTTTTATTGTTTGCTTTAATGTTTAAAGTGCTTCCTGATGTAGAAATAAGCTGGAAATCAGTTTGGAAAGGTGCTATGCTGACGTCGCTTCTTTTTACTTTAGGTAAATTTTTATTGAGTTTGTATTTCAGTGAGTTTAAACCAACTTCAGCATTCGGAACCGCAGGAACGGTAATCCTGGTCATGATGTGGATTAATTATTCCTGTATGCTGATATTTTTCGGGGCAGAATTTACGAAAGTATATACCTACAAAAGAAATTACAAAATTCTACCATCAAGGCACGCAAAATGGAGCAGTGCAAAATTGTATAGGGAAAGTCAGATGAAAGAAACCGTGCAGTCTAATACCTGA
- the htpG gene encoding molecular chaperone HtpG — protein MTKGNINVSVENIFPLIKKFLYSDHEIFLRELISNATDATLKLKHLTNIGEAKVDFGNPKIEVKIDKENKKLHIIDQGLGMTADEVEKYINQVAFSGAEEFLDKYKDSAKDSGIIGHFGLGFYSAFMVAEKVEILTKSYRDENPAVRWICDGSPEFTLEETTDKTDRGTEIILHIAEDSTEFLEESRIRELLTKYNKFMPVPIKFGTKTETLPLPEDAAEDAVAEKIEVDNIVNNPTPAWTKSPSELNDEDYKAFYHELYPMQFEEPLFNIHLNVDYPFNLTGILYFPKLANNLNIEKDKIQLYQNQVYVTDEVKGIVPDFLMLLRGVIDSPDIPLNVSRSYLQADGAVKKISSYITKKVADKMVSLINENREDYNKKWNDIKIVIEYGMISEDKFFEKSDKFALYPTTDGNYFLWSELEEKIKLSQTDKDGNLVVLYATNADEQHSYIQSAKDKGYEVILLDSPIVPHLIQKLESSKEKISFARVDADHINNLIKKDEPAISKLNETEKETLKKNVEESINDKKFTVQLEDLDSTDAPFTITQPEFIRRMKDMQATGGGGMFGMGGFPEMYNLVVNSNSEFASKILANDNAEEKSTQIKYALDLAKLSQNLLKGKDLTDFIQRSYQQLGK, from the coding sequence AATCGATAAGGAAAATAAAAAACTTCACATCATCGACCAAGGTTTGGGAATGACTGCCGATGAGGTAGAAAAATACATCAACCAAGTGGCATTTTCAGGTGCTGAAGAATTCTTAGACAAGTATAAAGATTCTGCTAAAGATTCAGGAATTATCGGACATTTTGGTTTAGGCTTCTACTCCGCTTTTATGGTGGCCGAAAAAGTTGAAATACTTACTAAATCTTATCGTGATGAAAATCCTGCAGTTCGTTGGATTTGCGATGGAAGTCCTGAATTCACCCTTGAAGAAACTACAGATAAAACAGACAGAGGAACAGAAATCATTCTGCATATCGCAGAAGATTCTACAGAATTTTTAGAGGAAAGCAGAATCCGTGAGTTGTTGACGAAATATAACAAATTCATGCCTGTTCCTATTAAATTCGGAACAAAAACAGAAACACTTCCTTTACCTGAAGACGCCGCAGAAGATGCAGTTGCAGAAAAGATTGAAGTGGACAACATCGTCAACAATCCTACTCCAGCATGGACGAAATCTCCCAGCGAACTGAATGATGAAGATTACAAAGCATTCTATCACGAATTGTATCCTATGCAATTTGAGGAACCTTTATTTAATATTCACCTGAATGTTGATTATCCATTCAACCTGACAGGAATTTTATATTTCCCGAAACTGGCGAATAATTTAAATATTGAAAAAGATAAAATTCAATTATATCAAAATCAGGTTTACGTAACCGACGAAGTAAAAGGAATTGTTCCAGACTTTTTGATGCTGTTGAGAGGGGTGATCGATTCTCCGGATATTCCGTTGAATGTTTCTCGTTCTTATTTGCAGGCAGACGGTGCGGTGAAGAAAATTTCTTCTTACATCACGAAAAAAGTGGCTGATAAAATGGTTTCTCTGATCAATGAAAACCGTGAAGATTACAATAAAAAATGGAACGACATCAAAATCGTTATCGAATACGGAATGATTTCTGAAGATAAATTCTTTGAAAAATCTGACAAATTTGCATTGTACCCTACAACAGACGGAAATTATTTCCTTTGGAGTGAACTGGAAGAAAAAATCAAACTGAGCCAAACCGACAAAGATGGAAATTTGGTGGTTCTTTATGCTACAAATGCTGACGAACAGCACTCTTACATCCAGTCTGCGAAAGACAAAGGATATGAAGTAATTCTTTTAGATTCACCGATTGTACCGCATTTAATTCAGAAACTAGAAAGTTCAAAAGAGAAAATTTCTTTTGCACGAGTAGATGCAGACCATATCAATAATTTGATTAAAAAAGACGAACCTGCAATTTCTAAATTGAATGAGACTGAAAAAGAAACCTTAAAGAAAAATGTAGAAGAGTCTATTAATGACAAGAAATTCACAGTTCAGTTAGAAGATTTAGACAGCACTGATGCACCGTTTACGATTACTCAGCCAGAATTTATTCGCAGAATGAAAGATATGCAGGCAACTGGCGGCGGTGGAATGTTCGGCATGGGCGGTTTCCCGGAGATGTATAATTTGGTGGTAAATTCTAACAGCGAATTTGCGTCAAAGATTCTTGCAAATGACAACGCTGAAGAGAAAAGTACTCAGATTAAATACGCTTTAGATCTGGCTAAACTTTCTCAGAATTTGTTGAAAGGAAAAGATCTGACGGATTTTATCCAAAGAAGTTATCAACAACTAGGAAAGTAA